Proteins from one Triticum aestivum cultivar Chinese Spring chromosome 7A, IWGSC CS RefSeq v2.1, whole genome shotgun sequence genomic window:
- the LOC123153958 gene encoding uncharacterized protein produces MASISIPIPDELMEEIFLRLPTLRALALASATCTSFRRVIKGRTFRRRFSALHRPPLLGFMDAAGFQPAQAPHPSAPLTGAFGRCAVDFSFVPAVVSSSSCYVSPDEGGPRWRPRDVRDGRVLLDWRSLQAPVLNYWSYPEEGYEVSILMDSREHVDFYDYGLRLAWTRREWCNAADFHLAVCDPLSRRYVLLPTIPEDLAAQPQDRLWEFEPVLAPNTSDDGEEEPFKVICIARYRTKLVLFVFRSTTMQWCVVESPVFPSFDDMSCFDCVRGCFYWTQPWCWSDHLMVLDTRTLRFSTINFLTGYHLQLTDTDPIFDNRRPNALVVGREGAIEMFSLVCQHGTFALHHTSLQNNSDEWELKKIIQLPRQYYDYSVSTVGAAQGFLFFQCAPDGIHLENVDYYSMDVKTYEITKVCTKMDDFLNLKRALPYFSFPPLLSEPTI; encoded by the coding sequence ATGGCCTCCATCTCCATCCCCATCCCCGACGAGCTCATGGAGGAGATCTTCCTCCGCCTGCCCACCCTGAGGGCGCTCGCCCTCGCCTCTGCCACCTGCACCTCGTTCCGTCGCGTCATCAAAGGCCGCACCTTCCGCCGCCGCTTCAGCGCGCTCCACCGGCCTCCCCTCCTTGGCTTCATGGACGCGGCCGGATTCCAGCCCGCCCAGGCGCCGCACCCCTCTGCCCCGCTCACCGGCGCCTTCGGCCGGTGTGCCGTGGATTTCTCCTTCGTTCCGGCCGttgtttcttcctcctcctgctACGTCTCGCCCGATGAGGGAGGCCCCCGCTGGCGCCCCCGCGACGTCCGCGATGGCCGTGTCCTCCTTGATTGGAGATCCCTCCAAGCCCCCGTCCTCAACTACTGGAGCTACCCCGAAGAAGGCTACGAAGTAAGCATCCTCATGGATAGTAGAGAGCACGTTGACTTCTACGACTATGGTCTCCGCCTTGCGTGGACCAGACGGGAGTGGTGCAACGCCGCTGACTTTCACCTCGCCGTCTGTGACCCGCTGTCGAGAAGATACGTGCTGCTTCCAACCATACCTGAGGACCTCGCCGCTCAGCCGCAGGATCGCCTATGGGAATTCGAGCCTGTGCTTGCTCCCAACACCAGTGATGACGGCGAGGAGGAGCCCTTCAAGGTGATATGCATAGCAAGATACCGGACAAAGCTCGTCCTCTTTGTCTTCCGGTCCACAACTATGCAATGGTGTGTGGTCGAGTCCCCTGTCTTCCCTTCTTTCGACGACATGTCCTGTTTTGATTGTGTACGCGGCTGCTTCTACTGGACACAGCcttggtgttggagtgaccatttGATGGTGCTGGACACACGCACTCTGAGGTTTTCAACTATCAATTTTCTCACTGGCTACCATCTGCAGCTCACAGATACTGACCCCATCTTTGATAATCGGCGTCCAAATGCACTTGTTGTGGGTAGGGAAGGAGCCATTGAGATGTTTTCTCTTGTCTGTCAACACGGGACCTTTGCTCTCCACCATACCTCTCTGCAGAATAATTCAGATGAATGGGAGCTGAAGAAGATCATACAGCTGCCTCGGCAGTATTATGACTATTCTGTTTCCACAGTGGGTGCAGCCCAAGGATTCTTGTTCTTCCAATGCGCTCCGGACGGCATTCACTTAGAGAATGTGGATTATTATTCAATGGACGTCAAGACGTATGAAATTACCAAAGTTTGTACGAAGATGGACGACTTCTTAAATCTCAAACGTGCTCTCCCCTACTTTAGCTTCCCACCGTTGTTATCGGAACCAACTATTTGA